The window TGTCGTAGATTTCCCGCTACCTGTTGGGCCCGTGATCAATACAATACCATTAGGAAGCTTTAACGATTTCTTGAAGTTACCATAATCACGTTTCGAAAATCCCATGTTGCCTAGATTCATATATGATGTTGATTTTTCCAGAAGCCTCATTACAATACTCTCTCCGCAAGTTGTCGGTATGGTACTCACTCTTACATCAATAGACTTCCCATCAACAACCAGATTTATTCTCCCATCGAGAGGTTTCCTTTTTTCTGTAATATCCATGTCTGCAAGTATCTTTATCCTGGAAACCTGTGCGTCATGAAACCTTTTTGGTATCGAATGAGTCTCTTTACATACACCATCTATCCGGTGTCGAATTCGAACTCGATCTGCCAATGGTTCGATATGAATGTCGCTGGCCCTCGCCTTGGTCGCTTCAGTCAAGATAGAGGAAACCAGTTTAACGATAGGTGAATCAATTTTTTCCTCTGCTCCTTTAATTTTGGCATAAATTTTTGTGGACTCGCCGACTGTCTCTGCCAACCCTTCGTACAGACCATCAAAAACAAACTGTTCCTCGTTCTCATAATATTTCTTAATTGACTTTTCTATATTATCATGTGTGGCAAGCACACACTTTACCTCCATATTCAGGGTAAAACGTAAATCATCTGACATGCCCAGATCAAGCGGGTTTTTTGTTGCTACCGTAAGCGAACCTTTGTCTTTTTCAATGGGAAAAATGTGATATTTTTTTGCCACATCTTTTGGTAGCGCTTTTATTGCATTGTCAGAAATAACAATTTCGAGCGGATTTACTATTCTTAAATCAAATTGTTCCGAAAGAGCAAGTAAAATAACGTCTGAATCTACATATCCCAACCTTTTTATTGCCTCATCTAACCTGATTGACAATTTATTTTTTAAGGCCAGGGCTTTCTTTAACTGTTCTTCAGTTATTGCTCCTTTTTCCCTGAGTATCTGTCCTAGTGTTTTTTGTGAAAGCATGAGGTATTTTAATTATTACCCAAATGTCTACAATTTTTCAAAAAGTGAGGTAAAATTCACAGAAGATCTGGTTTTCTCTGTAACGAGTTATGATCCAGAGAGAGAAAAAAACTGTCAAATGAGGAATTTTGCAACTGTTTACAGCCCTATTGAGTTTTCTGTCTTCGCTACGCTAAAAACATTAACCTTCATAACCACAATAACTTGCAATAATTTTTATTGCCAGGACAGGATAAACCGTCTGAATTATTACCAATACAAAATACGTACCAGCAGGTAAAATATCGATACTCTTTGCAAAAAATATTATCGGTAAAAGTTTATAACTATTTATTGATTAATTAGTGGTTGAACGGAAACTGGGTACAGGAGTATTGAAAATTTCCTGTATCAAATGGTGAATGGGCTCACCAATCAGAGAAAGAAGTGAATACTGTTGGTTTTCGTTACAGGAAAATATTGGCAGATGGTAACTTGTCTTCAGACCTCAAAAGAGAGATATATTTCTCACAACAGCGAAGTGTACCAGAAAACAGATGTTGAAAGGTCAGTTACATGTGGCAGAGGTTGGTTTTTGAAGGTGAAAATGTATATTGGAGCAGTTCCGATTGTAAACGATCGGGCACTATAACCAGGTGAAAAATGAAAGTAACTCTGGGTAAACCCCTGGAAGTTCAGAAATTTTCCGCATACACCCACCTATCGCCTTTATGATCAGATGAAAGCCACAACTTCAATCAGCTTTAGAATCAAAAGGTTCTGTCAGGTTAAAATTCTTGCGTTTGATGGAAACGAAAAAATCTATTTTTTAACAACTTTTTTAGCTGGTGCTTTTTTCACTACGGTCTTCTTGGGAGTGGCGGTTTTTTTGACGACTACGGGTTTTTTCGCAGGTGTCGCCTTCTTCGTTAAGACAGCCTTTTTCCCATTTTCCGCCAGAATTTCTTTAATTTCTTCGCTCATTTTTCCACAGATTTCTTCCCCGGATTCAGAAACATTTTTTCTCAAATTTTCCAAATCCAAGCGAAATTCGTAAAACTTTGCATCAAGTTCAACCTTTATTTCTTTAAAACGGTCAGAAATTAACTCGTTGATTTTATCTACTACAACATGTTGAAAATATTGTTCTAATACCGCGCTCATAGTAACACCTGCCTTTCACAAAAAGGATTAAAGAGCATGACAATACACTGCCAAACAAATACCATATATAGATTATTAACTTATATTTTTGTCTATATATAGTATTATCAAACATTTTGCAAGTATTTTTTTGAATACTGTTTATCACTGGAGATAATATTCTCAATAAAATCAAGGGCCTTGCTTATATCAAAATCAGAGAAATGCCCTTTTATCGTGCCTTCCATACATAGCGATAATTCATTATTGCCCGTCTCTTTTTTAATTTTGTTAAATTCAAGCGAATCCAGAATCTTAATCTTTCTGACACCTTCTCCTCTATATCCTTCGATAAGAACAATATTTACATCATTAAAATACCTTTCAAGTATCTCATCTATTCTGGGCAAAACTTCAGATCTCTTCACGACAGCAATCTGATCATGTGAGGAGATACCTACCGTGTCTGCTCCCGAATGAAAATATTTGTAGGTATCCTTATGCTCATGATCAATCTCCAGTTTCCGAATGTTGTATTTGAAGGTTCCGACTCTATATCCGTTTTTCTTCAACTTCGGAATCAGCTCACTTATTAATGTGGTCTTGCCAACATTCTGCTTCCCAACAATTGATACGACTGCTACGCTTTTAAAATTCATCTGGCATTTTATTGATTTCTTCTGCTGTAAATACGGGGCCTTCTTTACAAACATACGTACAGCCAATATTGCATCTTCCACACTTACCCAATCCACATTTCATTCTATTTTCAAGAGTCGTATACACTTTTTCTTGTTTGAAACCAAGCTTCTCAAGCACTGGCAACGTGAACTTAATCATTATGGGGGGGCCACAGACTATTGCTATTGCGTTATTACTGGAAGGCTCAGCCTGCTCAACGACTGTGGGTACAAAACCCACTTTACCAGGCCAATCTGGTGTCTCGCCACCGGGATCGACCGTGGTGATCAGATTCACATCATCCCTCGCATCCCACTCTTTCAGTTCATGTTTGTAGACGAGATCAGCAACCGATTTCGCACCATAAATAATAGTAACATCCTTAAATCTATCCCGTAAATCAAGGCAATTCCAGATAACACTTCGCAATGGAGGCAACGCTATACCCCCTGCGATAAAAACGAGGTTTTTCCCTTCCCATTCTTCAATGGGGAACACATTCCCGTATGGTCCCCTGAATCCTAAGGTATCCCCGACATTCAGCTCTCTTAATGCATTGGTTACCCTTCCCGCCTCCCTGAAAGTACATTCAATGGCATCCATTCGTGTGGGTGATGATGCTATACAAAAGGTGCATTCACCGTAACCAAACGCAGAATAGAGTGCAAACTGCCCTGCCTTGAATTGAAATTTCTTTCCTTCATCTTCGTTTAAGAAATTGAGCCTGAATGTTCTCACACCCGGGGCCTCTTCAATCATATCACGTATATTCATGAGATAAGGTCTATATATATTATCCATATTTATTCCTTATTCCCCGGTTGGCTTGCTTCAGTTGCAATTATTTCAAGCATTTCAGAAATATTCATATCTGCCGGACAAACCCGTGAACATCTTCCGCAGCCAACACAGAGGATACTGTCAAACTTTTCTACATAATATTTAAACTTATGCATAATTCTCTGGCGCCACCGTTCTCCCTGGGTGGATCTGGGATTGTGACCAGAAGTATGCATTGTAAACATCTTGAACTGGCACCCGTCCCAGTTCTTGACCCTGTCTCCCTTTGTCATCGTACACTCATCAACAATGTCAAAACAATGGCAAGTAGGACACACAAATGTACACGCACCGCAGCCGATACATTTTAAAGAAAAATCCGTCCATACCGTATGAACAAAATTCTCATCAAGCCAGGATTTTACTTTCTCAATTTCAAATTTTTTCTCAACTGTTGCGACCTGCCGGTCCGAGGCTTCTGACAAAGGATCAGAAAAAACTCCCTCAAACTCCTTTATCAGGCTTTCACCCTTTTCAGTAACTGTTTCAACTACATAATCATCACCAGAAATTTTAGTAAACAGTACGTCACTTCCCCCTTTTGCATCCGGGGCCAGACCTACTGATGTACAAAAGCAGTACGTGTCACACTTATCGCATGCAATAGTTACTATCGTAACAGCCTCTCTCCTTTGCACCCAGAATTTATCACTGCAGTCCCAGTTAAAGACTTTATCCATGACAGGAAGACTGAAAGCGTCACAAGGCCTCGAACCGAAGATTACGGATTTAACGGCAAAATCTTCCGGCTCTTCGATCTGAACATTATTTTTCTCCATCCTGTAAGATAAGACTTTCTCTGTCTTTGGAAAAAAGAATTCCTTTATGGAGTTATTGGTTATTACATGGTCAAGGGAGATCTCGCCTCCTCCCTGAACCTCATCAAGAACGATAAGGTTATTGTCTTTTTTGGGAGCAATTGTCTTGTACCCCTTCCCCCTTAAACTGGTAATGAAATTATCAAAATCTTTTTTATTTAAGCGTTTTTCCACGTCGGGATTCCAAAATAGTTTTCAGCAATTTATAGTTAAAATAGGCAGTAAAAATTTGCGGACAGTCGTTCTACTTGACAAAATCCTGGTTGTCCTTTGCATTGTAAGTAGACATCGCGAGCTCATCATCAATATTATAGCCCGGTCTATAATTAAAATTCTTTTCTGCCTCCTTGGCGAGCTTCTTGTTCAGGAGATTGAGGGGGATATCTGCCGGACACACCCTCTGGCACTCTTCACAATTAATACATCTACCGGCTAAGTGATAAGCCCTTGTAACGTTCCATGAAAGATTGCCGCGTGCGTGCGCACTGGGATCTATCCATTGTGGCTGATTTTTTTCAACAATACACCTGTCACAAAAACAGAGCGGAC is drawn from Candidatus Scalindua sp. and contains these coding sequences:
- the tadA gene encoding Flp pilus assembly complex ATPase component TadA, which codes for MLSQKTLGQILREKGAITEEQLKKALALKNKLSIRLDEAIKRLGYVDSDVILLALSEQFDLRIVNPLEIVISDNAIKALPKDVAKKYHIFPIEKDKGSLTVATKNPLDLGMSDDLRFTLNMEVKCVLATHDNIEKSIKKYYENEEQFVFDGLYEGLAETVGESTKIYAKIKGAEEKIDSPIVKLVSSILTEATKARASDIHIEPLADRVRIRHRIDGVCKETHSIPKRFHDAQVSRIKILADMDITEKRKPLDGRINLVVDGKSIDVRVSTIPTTCGESIVMRLLEKSTSYMNLGNMGFSKRDYGNFKKSLKLPNGIVLITGPTGSGKSTTLYAALNEMNDVHKKIITVEDPIEYTLAGVNQCEVNSRIGLTFPRVLRSILRQDPNTIVIGEMRDVETAEIAVTSALTGHFVLSTLHTNDAPSAITRLTDMGIKPFLIASSLQAIAAQRLVRVLCPKCKVSYRITEDILTVMGLNIDSFGSNEICYGSGCDSCGQTGYSGRALILELMCITPDLRKAIHGKASIDELRKIARENGMTTLKEDGLRLVRNKTTSLEEVMRVAVN
- the mobB gene encoding molybdopterin-guanine dinucleotide biosynthesis protein B, which codes for MNFKSVAVVSIVGKQNVGKTTLISELIPKLKKNGYRVGTFKYNIRKLEIDHEHKDTYKYFHSGADTVGISSHDQIAVVKRSEVLPRIDEILERYFNDVNIVLIEGYRGEGVRKIKILDSLEFNKIKKETGNNELSLCMEGTIKGHFSDFDISKALDFIENIISSDKQYSKKYLQNV
- a CDS encoding 4Fe-4S dicluster domain-containing protein, whose translation is MEKRLNKKDFDNFITSLRGKGYKTIAPKKDNNLIVLDEVQGGGEISLDHVITNNSIKEFFFPKTEKVLSYRMEKNNVQIEEPEDFAVKSVIFGSRPCDAFSLPVMDKVFNWDCSDKFWVQRREAVTIVTIACDKCDTYCFCTSVGLAPDAKGGSDVLFTKISGDDYVVETVTEKGESLIKEFEGVFSDPLSEASDRQVATVEKKFEIEKVKSWLDENFVHTVWTDFSLKCIGCGACTFVCPTCHCFDIVDECTMTKGDRVKNWDGCQFKMFTMHTSGHNPRSTQGERWRQRIMHKFKYYVEKFDSILCVGCGRCSRVCPADMNISEMLEIIATEASQPGNKE
- a CDS encoding FAD/NAD(P)-binding protein codes for the protein MDNIYRPYLMNIRDMIEEAPGVRTFRLNFLNEDEGKKFQFKAGQFALYSAFGYGECTFCIASSPTRMDAIECTFREAGRVTNALRELNVGDTLGFRGPYGNVFPIEEWEGKNLVFIAGGIALPPLRSVIWNCLDLRDRFKDVTIIYGAKSVADLVYKHELKEWDARDDVNLITTVDPGGETPDWPGKVGFVPTVVEQAEPSSNNAIAIVCGPPIMIKFTLPVLEKLGFKQEKVYTTLENRMKCGLGKCGRCNIGCTYVCKEGPVFTAEEINKMPDEF